A stretch of DNA from Spirosoma endbachense:
TAGCCATTGATCAGGCTCCGGGTTGTCAGGCTCAGGTTTGGGTAGCGGGCGGCACCTACAAACCCACCAGCATCACCACCGACCGCAGCGTCAGCTTCACGATGCGGAACGGGGTGGGCATCTATGGCGGGTTTGCAGGCACCGAAACCGCCCTGAGCCAGCGGCCCCCCATCAACCCCGTAGCGGAACCCGGCATGGTAGGGCAGCCCTCCTCGACGACCCTGTCGGGGGATATTGACAACGACGGAACGCGGACCAACAACAGCTACCATGTCATCAGCAACCCGGCCAGCCTCAGCCTGACCCCCACCGCCCTGCTCGATGGTGTAGTCATCAGCGGGGGCAATGCCAATGGGAGTTCCCCCCATGACAGTGGTGGCGGAGGGGTTTACAACGGGGGCAGTGGGAGCGGCAACACCTGCCAGCCCTCCTTCCGAAACTGCACCTTTCAGACCAACTCGGCCAGCTTCGGCGGAGCTGTCTATAACGATGGTTCACTTTCGGGCAGCAGTAGCCCCCTACTGACCAATTGCGCTTTGGTGAGTAACTCGGCCACTACTGGCGGGGCGATGTATAACGATGGTTCATTTTCGGGCAGCAGTAATCTGGTCCTAACCAACTGCTCATTCCAAAGTAACTCGGCCACCTCCGGTGGGGCAATGGTCAATAATGGGGAGCGGGGCAGCAGTAGTCCTGGGCTAACCAACTGCTCGCTTCAAGGCAACTCGGCCACCAATGGCGGGGGGGCAATGGTCAATTATGGAGACCGGGGCAGCAGTAGCCCCTTGCTAACCAACTCGGTACTGTGGAACAATGGGGGCAGCAGCGCGATTGTCAATTTCTCTGGGTCGATGGTGGTGGCCCGGTATAGTTTGTTCGATGCCAGCGTGACGGGTTACACCAGCGTCACCGGCAACCTGACCACCACCACCACCCCCTTTGCCAGCACCGCCACCACCCGGCTACGGACCGGCTCGCCGGCCATCAACACGGCCGACCCCTCCACCACTACCGCAACGGTTGGTCGTACCGATTTGGCGGGCCTGCCACGCGTTGTGGGTAGGCTGGATATGGGGCCGCTGGAGTTTCAGGACGAGCTGTTTACGGTCAAACCCGGCCCCTGGAACGATCCGACCGTTTGGAACGTGAACCGTCTGCCCCAACCTGGCGACCGGGCGCGGCTCAAACACGCCATTACGATTCCTGGGAGTTATCCGGCGTTTGTGACTTTGTTGCTTTACGATCAGGCCGGCCGATTGCTTTATAACGCTGGCGGGCGGCTGCAGTTGGTGCAGTGATCAGCCGTGTGTATTTGGGAGAGGGTTCTGAGCCACTTTGGGTGAAACCAAGTTCCCGATCCTTTATTTTAGGCTAGTTTTGCTTTTCAAGGTTTCTGTGAACCGATCGAGACCTTAGTCAGAACTCCGATTTACTCCTCCCGTTGTCGAACCCGCATCGGATGACCATTCTAGTATCACCCAAAGTGGCTCAGAACCAAAGGCACTGAAATCTCCAGATTTTGTAGGACAGTTATTAAAATCACTGTCTCCTGAAACGCTCCCGGATTGATACCAAGAAACCTTCAGGGATCGCTTGGTAGATAAACCTTCAGGTTTCTCGGCATTGAGCCCAGCTACGTCCAGCGTCTTAACCGGACTTAGCTTAATGTCATACCAGGCATCAATAAGCTCTTGTTTCAGCAGGACTTTAGATAGATACCCTGAACAACTAATCAGTACTAAATCAGTGTCTGCGACCGATGACAGGTCCATCTCAAAGTTACCAGTTGAGTCTACCTGGACGCGAATAGGTTTGTCTTTTACCCAAAGACTAGCCTCGGGTAATGGTTTATAAGTCAGGTTATCACCTATTTGTCCATGGAAGGTCTGAGCAACGGAGAGCCTAGCGAGCAGCAACAAACTAGCCAATAGGACACCTTTAACGAATAGCATACGAATAGTAATTAGGGGAATAAGTAGAATTGTCTTCATAATTAATGTATAACATAGTACTATACTATACATACTACACCAGCGGTTCTATTTATAGCTCTATGGTAAAGGAAGATTAAGTTCCTGCTATTCGCAAAATCAACGGAGCTGTGTAGGTATTTGAAAGAACTTAGTGCCTATTGCCACTAAACCATTCGTAGCCTGTCTTCACTTCAAATCCTCATTATTGATTGATTTGTAGGGCCGAACCATTTCTATTCATTAAAATCAGCCCCGCTCGAAATGGGGATGTCCATCAAAAAGGGAAACTTTGCCTCGCCAATTTTGATGGACTGTTGTCAACCTCATAGACCACTCCTATAGGCTTCACTGATACCAACAGACGGCCAGTAGGATTCTCCCCCATAAGTTACTGTTGATGCAGGCACAATCGATTCCCATCTACATCCTTCAGCCACGCGAACTGTCCCCAAGGGGTTTTATTAATTGGTTCAACATCGATTCCTTGCTCCCTCAACGCATTGATGTCGGCTTCTATATCCGCCGTTTCACAGATAATCCCTTGAAATGTTGCCAGGGAAATAGATGTACTGGTACCGGGTAGCCCCATCTGTAGCCACGTTTGCCCGTGTGCATCAGAGGCTTCCACTACCACCTGAAAGCCCAGTTTGAGGTAAAACTCTTTTGCTTGCTGCCGGTCGGCTACCGGCAGCATAATGATTTCGATTGATTTCATGAGCTACGATTTATGGTGAAAACGCAAATCTATCGTCTCCACCGAGGTTAATCACCGGGTGAAAACGACATTCTTACCGGTTGAATGCGACAGACCAATTTTCTAGCTTTGCGACAAACCCTGACCCCAATGAAGCACATTTCTATCCTACCGCTTTATGAGGCAACACTCGCCAGCATAGACACCACGCACCAACTTTTCAGTCGCATAAACGACTTTATGCACTACCAGGGAAAACCCCCTGTTTACCAAATTGAGGTTGTTGGACTGACCAAACATACGAAACTAGCCAGTGGACGCTATAGCATACAGACCGATAGACTCATTGACGAGCTTGACAAAACGGATGTCATTGTTTTGCCGCTACTTTGTAGTGAGTTTAAACGGGCTATCCACTTGAATCTGCCGTATACGGACTGGCTGATTGGTCAGTATCGTCAGGGGGCAGAAATACTGTGTCTGTGCGTGGGCTCGTTTTACTTAGCCTCAACTGGCTTGTTGGATGGCCGGAAATGCGCTGTGCATTGGGCAGCTGTCAATGAATTCAAACAACTCTTCCCAGCTGTTAACGTTGTGGACAATGTACTCATTACCGACGAGCGTGGTATTTATACGTGTGGCGGTGGTTTCTCGTACCTGAATTTACTCCTTTATCTGTTCGAAAAACAGCTGGGTCGAGACATCGCCATTCTGGCCGCTAAGATGTTTGAAATTGATCTTGACCGCAAAAGTCAGAACGCCTATGCAATCTTCATAGGCCAGAAACAGCATGGTGATGAACTGGTACTAAAAGCCCAGGAACTGATCGAGGAGGATCCAGGGGCCAACTGGACGGTAGATAGGTTGTGCCAAAAGCTATGCATCGGT
This window harbors:
- a CDS encoding VOC family protein, with translation MKSIEIIMLPVADRQQAKEFYLKLGFQVVVEASDAHGQTWLQMGLPGTSTSISLATFQGIICETADIEADINALREQGIDVEPINKTPWGQFAWLKDVDGNRLCLHQQ
- a CDS encoding GlxA family transcriptional regulator — translated: MKHISILPLYEATLASIDTTHQLFSRINDFMHYQGKPPVYQIEVVGLTKHTKLASGRYSIQTDRLIDELDKTDVIVLPLLCSEFKRAIHLNLPYTDWLIGQYRQGAEILCLCVGSFYLASTGLLDGRKCAVHWAAVNEFKQLFPAVNVVDNVLITDERGIYTCGGGFSYLNLLLYLFEKQLGRDIAILAAKMFEIDLDRKSQNAYAIFIGQKQHGDELVLKAQELIEEDPGANWTVDRLCQKLCIGRRSFERRFKARTTNTLVEYVQRVKVEFAKKQLEGGQKTINEIVYATGYIDLDAFRKVFRKVTDLSPVEYRKKYGGYR
- a CDS encoding carboxypeptidase-like regulatory domain-containing protein — encoded protein: MKTILLIPLITIRMLFVKGVLLASLLLLARLSVAQTFHGQIGDNLTYKPLPEASLWVKDKPIRVQVDSTGNFEMDLSSVADTDLVLISCSGYLSKVLLKQELIDAWYDIKLSPVKTLDVAGLNAEKPEGLSTKRSLKVSWYQSGSVSGDSDFNNCPTKSGDFSAFGSEPLWVILEWSSDAGSTTGGVNRSSD